The following DNA comes from Diceros bicornis minor isolate mBicDic1 chromosome 7, mDicBic1.mat.cur, whole genome shotgun sequence.
GATTGTGGAGTCGAGTGGCTTGTACACCTTGCAGAGCATTCTGAAGGCACAGCTGGTTAaagaagacaaagatgcccagttTTACTGTGAGCTCAACTACCGGCTACCCAGTGGGAATCACATGAAGGAATCTAGGGAAGTCACTGTCCCTGTTTTCTGTGAGTACTGACCCAGTGGGGTGGGGTCTGGCAGAAACTCCTGCTAGCTGCTCCTGCTAGCTCCTCCCGCCCAGCGCAGGAGCAGCTCTTAGGCTGAGAGCCACCCCTTTTGCCTGTGCAGACCCCGCGGAGAAAGTGTGGTTGGAAGTGGAGCCCATGGGAATGCTGAAGGAAGGGGACCGCGTGGAAATCAGGTGTTTGGCTGATGGCAACCCCCCACCCCACTTCAGCATCAGCAAACAGGTACAGAGGGCTCCGTGTGCTGGTGCAGACAGAGATGCAGAAGTTGTGGGAGGTACACTCTACTCACTCCTTCATCCTCTCCCAGAACCTCAGCACCaaggagatggaggaagagataACTGATGACAATGGGATCCTGGTCTTGGAGCCTGCCCAGAAGGAGCACAGTGGTCTCTATGAATGTCAGGGCCTGGACTTGGAAACCACAGCATCACTGCTGAGTGACCAACAGGAGCTGCTAGTAAACTGTGAGGGGCTGGGGGCCAAGAACAGGGGGACCGGGCTGGGTCAAGAGGGAATTTGCCCCACTCTTCTGCACACAGGATGACActactgctgtgtccccagatgTGTCTGATGTCCGAGTGAGCCCTGAAGCCCCTGAGAGCCAGGAAGGCAGCAGTCTCACCCTGACCTGTGAAGCAGAGAGTAACCAGGCCCTTGAGTTTCAATGGCTGAGAGAAAAGGTACCCAGGCGGGCCTGGGGCTGTGGGGCAAGGGGTTGTGGGAAGTGGGGGGCTGTGAGTGACCCTCTGACCCTTCTCTCATCCCAGACAGGCAAGGTGCTGCAGAAGGGGCCTGTGCTCCAATTACACAACCTGAAACGGGAGGCAGGGGGAGGCTACCGCTGTATAGCGTCTGTGCCCAGCGTACCTGGCCTGAACCGCACACAGCTAGTCAATGTGGCCATTTTTGGTGAGGAGGCCCTCTGGGCAGAGATCAGGTAGCCCCTTGAAGCCACCCCAAGTTGGGTGGTTTCAAGCTCTTTGACGACAAAAAGCCACCTGCTGTCCTGGGGTGctctggtggggagggggaggcaggctAGCGGAGTTtgctgcctcatccttctccctacCTCCCCAAGGGTCTCCGTGGATGAcattaaaggagaggaagatgtggGTGAAAGAGAACACAGTGTTGAATCTGTCTTGTGAAGCATCAGGACATCCTCGGCCCACCATCTCCTGGAATGTTGACGGCGTGGTGAGCAGGCCCATTTTCTCTTCCTATGCTTTCATTAATCCCTGCCCAGGCTTTGCTGCCATGACCGGACATCCTCCCCGCCCCCTGAGCTGCGTCTCCTTCCTTGTAGGCAAGTGAACATGACCAAGATCCGCAGAGTATCCTGAGCATCCTGAATGTCCTTGTGACCCCAGAGCTGTTGGAGTCAGGTGCTGAATGCGTGGCCTCCAActccctgggcaaaaacaccagcATCATTTTCCTGGAGCTGGGTAAGGACCTTGTCCTGCAGAGTGTGGCAGGGTCATGCCCAGGCATGGGTATTAACTGGTGCTTTTCCTAACCCATCTCTCAATCCATTTAACTACTCTCACACCAGACTCCAACAGGACCACTGGCCTCAGCACTTCCACTATCAGTCCTCATGCCAGAGCCAACAGCACCTCCACAGGTAAGTGGGGCCTGGCATGAGAACAGGGCTGTGCCAGGGCATCCTCTTCCTGCCCTGACCCTCCCTGGGGAGCCCTGTCAAGAAAGGTGAGCAGTGGCCTATCTTCTGTCAGCCCTGGGCTGGGTGGAGCAGCGATGGAAACGTGGGAGCCCGGGGCAGGGAGTGACTAGGAGTGTCTTTGTGGACAGAGAAAAAGCTGCCAGAGCCCGAAAGCAAGGGTGTGGTCATCGTGGCTGTGACTGTGTGCATCCTGGTCCTGGCTGTGCTGGGCGCTGTCCTCTATTTCTTCTACAAGAAGGGCAAGCTGCCGTGTGGACGGTCAGGCAAACAAGAGATGTAAGCACGGTACCTAGCGCTCTGCGCCCCCACCCCATCTCATGCTGCCCAGCTTGCTGCCTCCTCGAGACGttcccctgcctgccccagtgccCACTCGCCCCGGAGGAGCAGGCCTGGGCCGCTGGGTCTGAGCGCTCCCTGCTTTACTGCCTGCTACCCAGCTTCCATCACCCACACCTTCTCCCTTTCATTCACTACCTGTTTCCCTTCCCTGAGCTGGCCCCAGAGCACCTAAGAGCCCATCACCCAATCCAACATCCTCCCCAACGGCCCTCCCCTTCCCTTGCCCCCGAGTTGCCAACctcttgcctccctccctcctcccagcacgCTGCCCCCGTCTCGTAAGAGCGAATTTGTAGTTGAAGTTAAGTCAGATAAGCTCCCAGAAGAGATGGGCCTCCTACAGGGCAGCAACGGTGACAAGAGGGCTCCAGGAGACCAGGTAGGAGGCAGGTCCTGTGGTCAGTGCCTGACACATCTTCAGGGCTTGGGAGCAATAGGGACTAATGGTTCTCGTTCCCCCCAAACACTAACTCTTTCtatccttctccttctctgttgGAGATTGGCAGCAGGCCCCATCTTGCCTTCCTAACCCTACTCACAGACGGTAGGGCCAGGCAAGTGGCTGAGGGACCCTGGAGAGAGGGTAGCTCCCAAGACTGAGAGCAAAGACCCTGTCCCATCACCATCACCTTCTCCTGAACCATGCCTGTGGCTCAGGTTACTAGGTGTGAAGTGTGGCCCAGTCCAATCTGGGGGCCTACTCTCTCCTTCCCTGCGTGCCATAGCTGCCCTTGCTTCTTCCCTCCAGGCTGCTGCCCCCTGTTCATCAGCTTTTGCTTCTGTCCCTCCTCCCTTAGTGCTCACACCTTGAACTCTGGTCACTGTCTCCACATTCCCCTTACTTTTCCTCCTCTTCACCCATTTTTAGGGAGAGAAATACATCGATCTGAGGCACTAGCCCACTGAATCACACCAAGCTCCTTTCCCGCCTGGAACATTTCCTGCTCCCTGCgcactctccctcctccccagcactCAGGATGGTGGCCAAAGCCTCTAAAGTGGCTTTAGAGGACTACAGAGAAGACCCCTGCTCCAGCTCACCTGCAGAACCCGTTTGAGGGCAAATGGGCGAGGAACAGAGCCGTCCTGATGAGGATCTCATGTGCCCTGGAGGCCCCCTCTTCAGGGACCATTCCACCACCCTCTCAATTTATTGAGTGACACTCATCCCAAGGAGGGGGCCTCAGTCCCCCAGGAGTGGGTAGGAGAGTTTCTCTTTACCCACGTTACAGCTGTAAATACCCGTCTTTGACCAGAAGCTGAATTAGGTAGCCTATTTATCTTGAGCTGATTTCCTGCCCCAAAGGCTGGCTTCATAATTCAGTTGTATCACTGAAGTGAGGATGCACTGAGGCCAGGCCCCTCTCCAGTGGTGAACTATGTTGCTCACACCAGTGCTGGAGAGTACCCCAGCATTATCTAGAAGCAGCTGACTGCCTGCCTCTGAAGTCCTTTTTGTGATACTTCCTCCTCTGGACAGAAGCCAGGAATTGGTGTCATTCTTTAAAAGACATGCTGGGTAATCTCACTGTCCTTGCAGTGAGCAAGCTGGGCACTGTTTCCCAGAGTTAAGGCCATTGAGCCCGAGCACCCTGCATTCATTCAGCTCCCACTGCCCTCAAGGGGTCATGTAAGACTGAAAGGTGGgagtaggggacagagatgaggtCAAGACTGTCCTTTATGGGGATTACAGCTGTAGTTATAGTAGCACCAAACTTCTACAAACCAAGCTAATGGGCTTAGACCCTAGCAGAAGGGCCCTAATGGGAGAATGGATACTTAGGATGAGAAACCGGCCTGGCTAAAGCTTTGGGGTATGTatgtgtatctatgtgtgtgtgcgtgtgtgtgtgtatatatatatatatggttttgtTAGGTTGTGTGTAAATTTGCAAACTGtttcctttttatatatatatatatgaaaaataaagcttGATTGTCCCAGAAATCTTACACTGCTTTTTATTGGTCATGGGTACCAGCAGCCTGGGGCCTCCAGAATTGGAACTGTACCAAAAGGAACATAAAACCCTTTGCAGCTGGGAGCAGAGACCAGGGGTTACCTTTGCTTTTGAGCAAATGGCTCAAGCTCTACCATGGAGGATAATCACCCTACTTCTCAGCAGCAAAGCTGCCCTGCCGGAGACAGCTTGCCCGGCCTGGCAGGCTGTTGGCAAGGAACTCTTGCCCTTTTTCTATGCTTTCCTGTCACTTAGACTTGCCCTGGAAGTAACAGTGCAGACTTACTATGATGAATAAGTGGGCCTAGGCCCTGTCACTCCTTCACTCCAACCAATGAGCAAGAATTCAAGTCTGCTACAACAaaagaaactttatttaaaaatattttttttacagaCATGGGTGCTTGAAAAAGCTCTTTAGTTAACTGTgtatggaaatgaaaaaaattaataaataacattAGTATAACAGACCTCTAAACATTAATACATTGGCAAAACAAAATGgacttaaaatgaaaatgaatcttAAAGCTCTGCTATTCTCTGTAAGACTATTTACCTTCTGTTTTCCTTATTCTTTACAGGTGAGAAAGATTAAATACTgctaatataaatttttttatattaatgacatatttttaaaatagtccaCAAAAATCTCATCTAAGTTttcgttttgttttatttttaacactgATATACAAATTGGGACTCTTCACTCTGGAGAAAGCACTGAATTttctccagccccacccaggccAAGAATGTCAAGATCCTAAATCAGGAGGACTTTAAAAAGAATTGTCTCTGTCTCCCAATTCTTTATTAGTTAAAGGCAGAGAAGaactgagaaaaggaaagagataagTAAAACGTCATTATATAggaaacattttttctcttttttctgccgACACCTATAGCGGCCACAATACTGAGGACAGGCTTGTGGAACATGGTCCTTGCTGGTTTTCCCAGGGGAAAACAAGACCCTACAGAGGGTACCAGCTGCTTAATGCTTTAAGTCTGAAGTCTTCAAAGGAAAGGACAGCCTAGTGTgaagggagaggcaggaggtCTAGGCCCGTTTAGGGTCCAgcaagaaaacaagacaaaaacaaccaaccaaccgcCCCTCCCAGGAGAGCCCATCCCAGACTTCTCCATGCGGTTGGGTGAGGAACAGGATCAGGAGGCTGGGACACTTGAAATGGTCCAGAGCATACCTGGAAATCAGGGAACATTCTGTCTTTTCTTGCTGGAGACAGAGCATTCAACCTGATAACTAAGATTGTGACTGGAACC
Coding sequences within:
- the MCAM gene encoding cell surface glycoprotein MUC18 isoform X1, whose translation is MELSRLVCAFLLAACCCCRRAAGVPGEAEQPEPELVEVEVGSTALLKCGPSRSQGNFSHVDWFSVHKEKPTLIFRVRQGQGQSEPGEYQHRLSLQDKGTTLALTHVTPHDERIFLCQGKRPRSQEHRIQLRVYKAPEEPSIQVNPLGISVNSQEPEEVATCVGRNGYPIPQVIWYKNGRPLKEEKNRVHIQSSQIVESSGLYTLQSILKAQLVKEDKDAQFYCELNYRLPSGNHMKESREVTVPVFYPAEKVWLEVEPMGMLKEGDRVEIRCLADGNPPPHFSISKQNLSTKEMEEEITDDNGILVLEPAQKEHSGLYECQGLDLETTASLLSDQQELLVNYVSDVRVSPEAPESQEGSSLTLTCEAESNQALEFQWLREKTGKVLQKGPVLQLHNLKREAGGGYRCIASVPSVPGLNRTQLVNVAIFGSPWMTLKERKMWVKENTVLNLSCEASGHPRPTISWNVDGVASEHDQDPQSILSILNVLVTPELLESGAECVASNSLGKNTSIIFLELDSNRTTGLSTSTISPHARANSTSTEKKLPEPESKGVVIVAVTVCILVLAVLGAVLYFFYKKGKLPCGRSGKQEMERNTSI
- the MCAM gene encoding cell surface glycoprotein MUC18 isoform X2 — its product is MELSRLVCAFLLAACCCCRRAAGVPGEAEQPEPELVEVEVGSTALLKCGPSRSQGNFSHVDWFSVHKEKPTLIFRVRQGQGQSEPGEYQHRLSLQDKGTTLALTHVTPHDERIFLCQGKRPRSQEHRIQLRVYKAPEEPSIQVNPLGISVNSQEPEEVATCVGRNGYPIPQVIWYKNGRPLKEEKNRVHIQSSQIVESSGLYTLQSILKAQLVKEDKDAQFYCELNYRLPSGNHMKESREVTVPVFYPAEKVWLEVEPMGMLKEGDRVEIRCLADGNPPPHFSISKQNLSTKEMEEEITDDNGILVLEPAQKEHSGLYECQGLDLETTASLLSDQQELLVNYVSDVRVSPEAPESQEGSSLTLTCEAESNQALEFQWLREKTGKVLQKGPVLQLHNLKREAGGGYRCIASVPSVPGLNRTQLVNVAIFGSPWMTLKERKMWVKENTVLNLSCEASGHPRPTISWNVDGVASEHDQDPQSILSILNVLVTPELLESGAECVASNSLGKNTSIIFLELDSNRTTGLSTSTISPHARANSTSTEKKLPEPESKGVVIVAVTVCILVLAVLGAVLYFFYKKGKLPCGRSGKQEITLPPSRKSEFVVEVKSDKLPEEMGLLQGSNGDKRAPGDQGEKYIDLRH